GGTGTGAGTTTGGTCAAAGGTGATGTAGGAATCCATTAGTGGTGGGAGAGATGAAGAGCTAATTGTGTCATGATcatagctgctgctgctgcttcccATGCTTTGTTTGGCTGCTGGAACTAATTCTCTGTGCTTGTAAAACACTCTACACAATACCCAATCTTCCTGTGGTTCATACACAAACGTAACTAAGAAAAATCACAACAAtgatcaaagaaagaaagaaagaaacaaattaaaaaaagacaaaagggTACTGGTCACAAAAGTTGTATGTGTATCAAATTACAACAGGTTAGATTTAATTTGTTTCCACGAACAGTACTCGAATTTCCAGCTCCGCACACGCACATACTGTCATATCATGTACCAGTACCACATCAAATTCAAAGGGAGTAGGTTTGGTTTTTCACAAGAAGTTACTCGTGTGCGCGAATCAGATTGTGCCACgagatatttttttggaagcttcagtagtagtttttttatttagtaGTACTTGTCGTTATAGActtttaccaaaaaagaaataaactaaCCAAGTCCTTGAGCATTATATTACTTCTCTTTTCTCATATGTCATCTCCCATCATGATTTTCAATACACCCTGTTTGTCGTGATCAACACGACAAAATTAGACGAAGAATTTCGATTGGTTACAATGGTGTTATTTTTCTCTGCCAATCAAATTAGGCCCATCTATAGTATAGGCAAACTCAGGACCACATGGGAAAGGACAAACCAAATAAAGTCACTAACTTTGCAACAGTATGgcctaaaaccaattgacaaatAATACTTGCACAAAGAAACAATTCTATCAACTCAGGCGTTTTCAACTGAAAACTGTGTGCAGCTCTAGTTATTATAGATTTATAGGCAATTCGGAAATAAAATCCATGCTTAAAGAGATACTAGCAATTTACATaatgaaagaggaaaaaatgaatagcaaagaagagaaaagagtgGGGAGAAGAAAACCTTGACAGAAAAAGTTTTAGGAGGGCCTAGGGGACCTTCAAGCCTGAATTCGTGCATGACCCATTCGGATTTCCTTCCTTTGGGTGCCCTCCCTTGGTAGAACACAAGGGTTTTCCTCATACCAACTAGGGTGCCCCTGCGTAGGACGGGTCTGTCCTTCCCCGTGGCCTTCCAGTACCCAGATACTGTGGCCCTGTTTGTTCGCAATCCAGTTGCATATTTCCGGTCACGCTGGCTGTAAAAGTACCATTCTTTCCCTCCAACACAAGCTGTTTctatgaaggaaaaaaaaaagagagatgtaTCAGAGTTGATGTCTGAATCTTATATCCAATTAAGAACATGAAGGTGGCATCATATAAACAAGAGCATATGGAAAATGCTTAACATAATTCTTCCTTTGAATGAAGCAGATGCATGGTATTGGATTTGATTCTTATGCTGTCaatattgtttttctttttggaaattcACTGAAGATAAACATGAGATTcagaaaataattaagagaaaaggaaaagaatcagGTGATGTCAGTATCAAACCGGACACGTTGCAAGGTTCTAAAGGACCTGTCGATAACTAACACTTAGCCAAGAACGTTGTGGATTAGTGGTGATGAAGCAATTCTGTCCATGACCACTTACCAAATTTCCAATTGTGATGCAAGGGAGAAGTGCATGTCAATTTTTGTGCTGTAATGCAAAATTATTGAAGGGATTAGCTGTAATTGGCTAGGTGACAAATTGATAGGTTTATATCCCTGTTATGTGATGATATATGATGTTGAAAATTGCAGCTGAAATTTCCACACACTGTTAGTTTTTGAAAACAAGATTGAAAAATGAATTACTCAAACGAAAAAAGGGAGAAATATGAGAGGTTGACAAACCTTGAGCCATGTGATTGGGTGAAATTAGAAGaaaaagtcaaatttttaaTTCGGAATGAACTAAAGTGTGCACGTGTACAGTTGACATTAGTTGGAAGGCTTAAGAGAGTATGATTTTTGAGTGCGTAGCGTATTCACAATTGCTTTCACCATCTTTATGGAGGACAACACCGAGAGTGTCAATTTATTAGAAAAGGTGTGAATGAGAAATTTGGACGCCTGAATGAGAAATATATGCCACTAAGTTCTATCCactaagaaaaatcaaaatatggaACAATGCAAAGACTTCAACAGACTGAGaattacaaattgaaaaaacCCATATGATTTATAATGGTTTTCAAGTTATCCAAGGCAGTTAACTGGGTTAAATAAAGGAACGAACAAGTTATTAACAGATTTCCAAAGAAACGAAATATGAGATAAATAAATGTGTGCCAATGTCTAATTACATAATGCAAGATAAACTATTCATACAAATTTCGATATGTTGAAACGTAGCTGTCCTTAcactattttgttttgttggcgAAAGTCAATTTTTGTTAGAATAATTAGATTAGAACCTTGGAAGAAGAGTCGAACTCCTAACCTCCTTTCTCTTGGCACCTAAGTGCATGTCTGATGCCGTTGCGTCAAAGGTCTCTTGGCAACTGTCCCTATCCTAAACAAAAACTGTCCCTATGCTCGTCAATCAGGGACGTACAACTAATTTGTTACAAGAGAGATATGATGATAAGAATACAATTTTCATGAGCCATGTACTAATCATAGACCAAAATCTCCCAGGTATATGAAGATTATTAGTGATTTCATTCGTACACAATTCAGTTGCTATCAAGGTATCACCTAATCCAGAGCATCAAGAGAAAAATATCACCATCAAATTTTGTGAGTAGGAAACTtctaacatctctctctctctctctctctctctctctctctctctctctctctctctctctctctctctctctctctcatgcttaGTACTTGAAACTCTCATGCTTAGTACTTGAAACAGCTATACAGATGGTCATAGAATCTTGCATTCTCAATTACTGTATATATTAAGGAGACAACAACACAAATGATTCTAGCTAGAAGAGAGAAAGTAATCCATAGACATGATGATGGCATGGTGGTGGAACCGTGGAGGTGGTGTGTTTGATATCGATCAATATTTGCATATAAATGTGtgtctatctatctatctatgtaTATATTCATCATTGTACATAGTTAGAGGGTGTTGGAAGGAGCAAAACTCACGAGGAATATCCCAAGGTTCACTCTTGTTGAGGTCAACTTCAATCAAGAGAGGGCACTCACAGCATGCCACCTTCTTCATCAAGTAATCACATATCAGCTCTTCATCTCGTGGATGAAACCTAAACCCTGGAGGCAACTTTGCCTCCACCGTGCTCAGATTGCtcatttctagagagagagagagagagacaagacagaaagagagagaaagaggttTAGTGAGAATGAGAGATCCTCAACCAAGAAACCCAAATTGTTTTGTGTTATATACATGTACAATATTtataaacaaaggaaagtggGCAAGTCTGTTTaagaatatatattttaaaaataaaaaaattccaataaataaataaataaataacaaggGGTTAATTAAGTCAACTAATAATTTCGTGTGGAAGAAGGGGGAAGTGGGTATATGAAGTTTGAactaggagagaggggggggggggcgatAATTTCCACGTGTCAAGATGACGTGGGCTGACCAATAACTGCCAACCAGATGACGGGTACAGTGATTGAGATAGTCACTGGTCgttgcttttctttctttccacctCTTTTGGAATTTATTCCTCAGATGGAGCTGGCACACTAAATTAACTTCTCCTCTCTGCCCAATCACAAAAACAGAGAGCATATTCAAGCTATTTAAATTAGACCCCACTTCCACTTTCTCATGACGCACCGCTCTTCCTCTTGAAAGCTCTCCTTTTCGGACTTGGCCGT
The sequence above is drawn from the Rhododendron vialii isolate Sample 1 chromosome 6a, ASM3025357v1 genome and encodes:
- the LOC131329745 gene encoding NAC domain-containing protein 21/22-like isoform X2; this encodes MSNLSTVEAKLPPGFRFHPRDEELICDYLMKKVACCECPLLIEVDLNKSEPWDIPPCVGGKEWYFYSQRDRKYATGLRTNRATVSGYWKATGKDRPVLRRGTLVGMRKTLVFYQGRAPKGRKSEWVMHEFRLEGPLGPPKTFSVKEDWVLCRVFYKHRELVPAAKQSMGSSSSSYDHDTISSSSLPPLMDSYITFDQTHTNIPNHDQYEQVPCFSIFTPTHQINHPTLSHITHMDPNISTKITTPTTFGAIPPGLMGSYLDPPFSCDKKVVKAFLNHLTQMDSSPNMKGSPSFGEGSSESFLSDVGMPHMWNHC
- the LOC131329745 gene encoding NAC domain-containing protein 21/22-like isoform X1, whose amino-acid sequence is MSNLSTVEAKLPPGFRFHPRDEELICDYLMKKVACCECPLLIEVDLNKSEPWDIPQTACVGGKEWYFYSQRDRKYATGLRTNRATVSGYWKATGKDRPVLRRGTLVGMRKTLVFYQGRAPKGRKSEWVMHEFRLEGPLGPPKTFSVKEDWVLCRVFYKHRELVPAAKQSMGSSSSSYDHDTISSSSLPPLMDSYITFDQTHTNIPNHDQYEQVPCFSIFTPTHQINHPTLSHITHMDPNISTKITTPTTFGAIPPGLMGSYLDPPFSCDKKVVKAFLNHLTQMDSSPNMKGSPSFGEGSSESFLSDVGMPHMWNHC